TTATCTGCTATGAATCTATTAGTGAGCTATAACACACTGAATGTatcaacaaacatatgaaatatacTTTTGTTGTATTTGGGAATTGAAACAGTTGCTTTGACTCTTTCTCGACATCAATGCTCATCATAGCTTGATGATGGTTATCTGTTGACTCAAGTGTACATGAACTGAAGCAAACTAAACAGAAGATCATTTCTGTGATTTGTATCTTTATGACTTCAGGTGGTTTGATTTGTCTGGATGCTAGGTCTGAATCTACACCTGCCCAGAAGTAATGATGCCTAGCTGTCTACAGAGCTGATGATGTCTCAGGAATTTCCCCAAGTTAACCCATAAATTCTAGCACCCCTGGCATTCCTTTTTACAGGTACAGCTGTCATTCATAGTTATCTGTAAGTAATCAATGATAGTAATAGCCAACATCTATTGAACAATTAATGTGTCCTGGATTGTGTGCTGAGCAGTGTCATGAATTTCCTCATAAAACCCTCCCATTAACCTTACAGTTAAGGGGCTCTTGTCCTCACTTTGTTATGAGTAAATCATTTCTAGTGTGTTAAAACCACCAGGGTAAGTTCAGAGCATGAGAGAGtatcaaaactaaaattatttttttccatttgtattgaTATACGGTTGATatacaacattgtataagttcaaggtgtacaacataatttactatatatatatatataataaaatgatcaccacagtaagattaatcttcatcacctcacataattacagtattcttccttgtgatgagaactttgagatctagtctcttagcaacttttaaatatatgatacagtattgttaactatactcatcatgctgtacattatattcaCAGATCTTATTTACCTTATAACTGGAAATGTTTTACTttctgaccaccttcacccaattCCCCTACCTTCCActccttgcctctggcaaccacaaatctgatctttgtttctatgagtttgtttcgttttagattccacatacagtGAGACCATAATGtgcttgcctttctctgtctgattgatcttacttagcataatatcctgatggtctatccatattgtcacaaattccaggatatccttcttttttatgcctgaacaATATTCCTTTATGATACATcctattatttatgttatttatacatgtgttatttatatttataaatatataatttgactttttatccatttatctgttggtggTTGCTTAGATTGTTTCAATACTCTGGCTATAataaataatcctgcaatgaacattgggataCAGGTTTGTTTTAGGGGCAGTGATaccatttcctttgtatatatatatatatctccaagatatggaattgctggatcatatggtaggtctatttttaattttttgaaaaagctctatactgttttccatagtcactATACCAATTTAAATTCTCATAGCAGTGCacgtttcccttttctccacattctggcCAGGAGTTGTTGTctcctttttgattatagccattctaacagttgtgagtTGGTATCTTACTGCGATTTTGATTTGaaattccctgatgattatgatgttgagcacatatttatgtacctgttggcattttatatgtcttctttggaaaaatatctattctggtcctatgaaaaatttgaattggattatttattttcttgctacggagttgtatgtgttcctatatattttagatattaactccttatcagagatgtgatgtgctaatattttctgctattctgttggttaccttttcattttgcttatcattttctttgctgtgcagaagcctgttagtttgatataatccatcttatgtatttatttatttaattatttaatttcacttgtgctttaggtgtgatatccaaaacatcatttccaatccatgttcagaagttttttccctatgttttcctcAAGGAGTCTTATGATTACAGGTCTTAAACTTAAGTcttcattcattttgagtttttttttgtgagtgatgtaagatcagggtctagtttcattcttttgcatgtgaatatccaattttcccatcatcatttattgaagaaactgtttttttccattgagtattttaggctctcttgtcaaatgttagttgaccatatatacacagttttatttctggggtcttgatcctgttccattggtctttgtgtctgtttctatgccagtggcatactgtttttatttctatggctttgtagcatagtTTGAAACATttgccagctttattcttctttctcaagattgctttgtctatacgaagtcttttgtggttctacagggattttaggattgtttgttctatttctgtgaaaaatgccattggaattttgatagagattgcattgagtctattGGCAGATTTGTGTAGCAtagactttttaataatattaattcttccaatccatgtacatgggatACCTTTCAATTTACTTGtacctttttcaatttctttggtcaGTGACTTATAGTATTCAGTGAAGAGATCTTTCAccttcctgtttaatttttttctacacatcttattgtttttgatgctattgtaaatgggattggttctttatgtctttttcagacAATTTGTGTTAGTATATAGAATGCTTATTTTGTATCCCAGGACTTTAGTGAATTAtttgattagatctaacagtttttagtgaagattttaggattttctatacgtaaaatcatgtcatctgcaaatagacacaatttcaatcttttatttccatttatgaggctttattattattattttgactttattgTGTTGGCTAGGGCTTATTGTCGTGTTTTAGGAATAAAGAGAATGgccatctttgtcttcttcctggtcttagaaaaaaatcttacaaccatttaccattgagtatgatcttAGATGTCACTTTGttaaatatggcctttattaagttCGATTTAGTTCCTTTtatacctaatttattgagaatttttatcaggaatgtatgttgaattttgtcaaatgctttttgtgcatctatggagaattatatgatttttatatttcattttattaacgtGACTAtcacttttgttaatttttgtatactaaaCCATCTGTGCATCCTCAGAATGAATCCTACTTGATAGTggagtatgatccttttagtatgctgctgaattctgtttgttaggatttttttttgaaaatttagaatcTGTATTCAACAGGTCAGGGACATtgacctgcagttttcttttcttctaatgtccttatctggctttggtatcagtgctggcagggggagggaccATGGAGTCAGAGTGTAGCTGTTCCTCTAACTTTCTAACAGgattcttctcattctctgtggCCCATGGGGATATTTCAGCCTCATCCCCGTGTTCTAGGATTTTCAAAATGATGTGTTGTTACGAGTCGTTGCTAGTTTTTTCTGGCAAGAGTGACAAAGTGCATGACCTATTTTGCCATCTTGATGACGTCATTCAGAATAAAAACTCTAAAGTCTGAACCCTTAACCACAGTACTATGCTGTTTCCTAAGATGCAAAATATCCTACAATTGATACAGTAGTTGGGGCTAATATTTGTACCAGCCTCCCTTAGGAATAGTTCATATGAAGACTTCCCTAAGAAGACTTACTTCATAACTTTATTGGGCATACATGCTATCCCCCAAGAAAATATCAGgattataaattatgatataattttcCAGGCCATGTTGAAGGtgttgtattaaatatatttgtaaaaagtttgagaagttattataaacagggtaatttttcttatgtgtaaaagaagaaaattttaaaaatctacctggATGAGATCTTGGAGAGAAGAGCTATTTCAAGTTTATTCTGGAATGATGCCAGTTTTACCTCACTATTATTAAGCAGCAGTTATGtattgaattttcaaaattcctatAAAATCTTACAGTTTTACAATGATCTCTCTCATATAATTATAgagtttctattgctttttagaaaatttttaaaatatttaatatttcatctccacatacccatgtacttcttcctccatAATGTGTCGTTCATTGATATCTGCTACGTGACCTCCACAGCCCCCAAGATACTCTCCAACTTCTTCCAGGAGTAGCAAACTATCACCCTTGTGGGTTGTGCTGTTCAATACTTCACCCTTCCAAACGTGGGACtgagtgagtcttgtctcatgacagccatGGTTTATGATTGATATGCTGCCATTTGTAACCCActtctctattcatccatcatgtcacccactctgtgtgttcagatggttctggggtcctatattaaatatttaatttaataaatatttaatatttttaaaatatgtcttttaatttttctgagaccTCATCAGGTAATTGGGAACCTGAAACACTGAGAAGGTCCTATTTGGCACTTAGATGGAAACTGTAGTCTTTCTTCTAGGACGGTAAAGcgttttccatttttcagtgctcagtgaagggaagaaaatggcAGATGTGAGAATTATAATGTTGTCATTTCACGTGAGTCAGTAATGCATTCTTTtgactcttttctcattttaggaGCACCAAGCCAATGACTCAAGGAGGAAATATTACAGCTAtcacccatttcctcctcttgggATTCTCAGATTTCCCCGGAATCAGAGCAGTGCTCTTCGTTGTATTCCTGTTGGTGTACATTATGACTCTGATTTGGAACCTGTGTCTCATCATCTTAATAAGGATGGATTtccatctccacacacccatgtacttcttcctccatAATCTGTCCTTCATTGATATCTGCTACGTGACCTCCACAGTCCCCAAGATGCTCTCCAACTTTTTCCAGGAGCAGCAAACCATCACCCTTGTGGGTTGTGCTGTTCAATACTTCATCTTTTCAACCATGGGACCgagtgagtcttgtctcatgacagccatGGCTTATGATCGATATGCTGCCATTTGTAACCCActtctctattcatccatcatgtCACCCACTCTGTGTGTTCAAATGGTGCTTGGGTCCTATATGGCAGGATTCTCTGGTTCTATATCCCAATTGTGTGCCATGCTTCAGCTCCAATTCTGTGGGCCTAATGTCatcaaccacttcttctgtgacatgccCCAACTGTTAGTCCTGTCCTGCACTGACACTTTCTTTGTACAACTCATGACTGCGGTATTAATAGTGATCTTTGGGATAATAAATGTCTCAATTATCATGATATCTTATGGCTGTATTGTCATCTCCATTATGAAGATCACTTCAGCTAAAGGCAGGTCCAAGGCTTTCAGcacctgtgcttctcacctgACAGCAGTGACCCTCTTCTATTCCTCAAGTATCTTTGTCTACTTGAGTTCCAGCTCTGGCGGTTCCTCCAGCTTTGACAGATTTGCATCAGTCTTCTACACTGTGGTGATTCCCATGTTGAATCCCTTGAtttatagtctgaggaacaaagaaatcaaagacgccTTGAAGAGGTTGCAAAAGAAGGGAAAGTATTGCTGAGGTCACAGATTATGAgatttttgacatatttatcCTATCAGAATCACCTTAACCCAGAATAATATGCACAAGAATGCACTATAACAAAATTCATACTGCCTTTGGAAAAAGAAGACTTAATTTGACACAAATAATATGCCAAAATGGACCAATAGGTGACTCAATGCCATGCAAACACAATATCTTTAAGTCCTAGAGGTTCATGAACATCAGCTTACATGAGGAGTAgattgatcatttatttatatatcaatcTTTCCATCATTTATGAAACATCAGGTTTAAAAACTTGTTGCTTCCTTTAGTTTCTGAGATTGAACCCTGCCCAATTGCAGGACTCTGACATGAAAGGAAAGGTAACAGACAGAGGTCCTCTTGGATATAGAAACTTTGTCACTCAAATATTTTGATGCAGCAGCATGACTAAGACACAGAAGTGACCAATGTTTGTTGTGTTTCTGACCAGAAtaggaaggaacaaagagaaaggatGTGACTTTGGACAGAAACAATCCTGTGCAATTGGTCTGGTTGTGCCTACTGCAAAGACCAATCTTACCTAGCTAGTGTTTGTCTAAGGCCTCTTTCAATGCTAATCATCTAATAAATTTTTGATTACATCCTAGTCTATACCACCTATAGTCTAAGGAAGGAGGAGGTGATTTGAATCataaaaggaatggaaggaaGTATCTTGTCCCTTcaatgccatttatttatgaatctgatgagttaattttttgcaCATAGTGTCCAGTGGGGATTTCTGATgggagatgatattcaaaatccATGTCACAGCCAATAGCAATTTCTGATATTGTGGGACTcaactctccctttttctcccccatccAATCTGGAAAATTTACCCTTGGTTCACATAGCCAATGGGATCACACTACCAAATCATTTTTCATATCTCAAACATCTGAAACTATTTGGTGTGAGAATACATGTGACAGCTCATCATAATAACAGAATTACTGAATATTCAGTATTGCAAAGACAAAGAGCAAATATGGAAAATTGATATACTTTCTTTCCTATCattttgttcaacattttatGTCTTAGAGATTTATGGTTTTTTGGGGTGATATTATAGATGAAGTAGAATGGTTTGTGTTACTCTAATGCTGATATTTCCAGCAGACTTCAAGGGCCAGGAAAGGAGATAGATGGTGGTACAAGCAAGGTTCTCAACTCTGAACAGTTTTTGCTGTGTGAAGTAGGAGAGAAAGTTGTggtcaggttaaaaaaaagatgtgtagCAACACTGAATGTTGACTTTCGAGATTGCTCTGACTTGAACAAACTGGTACAAAACATGTcattacatttacatattattcttagagtttcattgaattcttatttttggcttgttattatttttttttttgaggtaatgCTGATTTAGaacattatatcaatttcaggtatacatcattacatttcaaattatatgtagactacatcatgttcaccccccaaAGAATAGTTACCATTTGTCATTGTActcatgtgcccttttactctttTCACCCCTTGCCCCACAACCCATCCCCTTTGGTAACAGCTGATCTAATCTGTAtttccctgtgtttgtttattgttgttactgcttgtatcttccacttatgagtgaaatcttacgatatttgactttctctgtctgactttttgcTTACATAATAtagtcaaggtccatccatcttgtcgcaaatggtaaaatttcatcttctttaatagctgagtagtgttccattgtgtatatatgctgcatcttctttatccattcatccactgatgggcacttaggttgcttctgtcttggcttttgtgtataatgctgcaatgaacatatgggtgcatatatctttttgaattagtgttcttatgttctttggatacatacccggGATTGGactagttggatcatatggtatttctatttttaattatttgagaagtctctatactgttttccataatggctgtaccagtttgcatttccactcGCAATGTatgaggttcccttttctccacatcctctccaacatttgttatttttgtcttggtaattatagatAGTGTGAcaggagtaaggtgatatcttactgtagttttgatttgcatttcccttatgattagtgatattgaacatcatttcatatacctgttggtcatccatatatcctctttgaaaaaaatgtccgttcatatcctctgcacatTATTTGATTagcttgtttgtatttttgttgttgagttgtatgcattcttttatatattttgcatattaccCTCTTGTctcatacatgatttgcaaatattgtatCCAAGTTggtgagttgtatgtgttcttttgcatattttgcaGATTACCCCCTTGTctcatacatgatttgcaaatattttctcccagttggtgagttatattttccttttgttggtaATTTCTTTGCAATGCAGTTTTTCAGTCTGatcagtcccatttgtttattcttgcttttgtctcctttgcccgagtagacatggtattcaaaaaggcACTGCTAATACCGatttcaaagagcttactgcctatattttcctctaggacttttatggttttaggtcttgtatcgaagcctttaatccattttgagttaatgtttggaTATGGTGTAATATGATGGCCTGCTTACATTCCTTTGCATTTTGTTGTCCAGCTTTTCAAATGcaattcattgaagagactttatgTTCTCCATTGCACATTCTttactcctttgttgaagattagctgtccatagttgtgtggttttatttctgggccctcaattctcttccattgatctgtgtatctgtttttgtgccaataccatgctcttttgattactagctttgcaatacattttgaattcagtgagtgtgatacctctgactttgttcttttttcttaggattgcattGGCTATTTAGGGTCCTTTCTTGTTCAatatagattttaggattatttACTCTATTCCCATGAGGAGTGTCATTGGgtttctgattggaattgcaatgaatttgtagattgctttaggtaatatggatatttttactatgtttactcttccactcaaagtacatggaatatctttccatttctttatatcttctttgatttctttcaataatgtcttatagttttcagcgtattAGTCTTTTActtcctgggttaaatttattcctagatattttattgctattgtagtcttgatttttctttctgacagTTCACTGTTAGCATAttgaaatgtgactgatttttctatgttgatgttttgccctgcaactttattgtatttgttgattgttttttacAGATTCTTGGTGGATTtgctaggattttctatatattgatttatgtcatcagcaaataatgacagttttgcaCCTTGCTCTCCAATTtgcatgttttttattattttttcttacctaattgctctggccaaaacttccattAATATGTTGAATGAGTGGCAAGAGTGCGCATCCTTTTCCTGTTACTGTCCTCTGAGAAATAGCTttgagtttttcaccattaactatgGTGATAGCTATGGgtatgtcatatatggcctttagtatgttgagttattttccttctatacccattttattcatagtttttttttattataaatgtattttgaatcttgtcaaatgctatctctgcatctactgagatgatcatgtgattcttgttcttctttgtttatatggtgtatcacattaattgattttcagatgttgacccatccctgtgtccctggaataaatctcacttgatagtggtgtatgatccttccaatgtattgttgtatttgatttgctaacatttgttCAGGagatttgcatctatgttcatcagcaatattggcctgtaatgttcccttttttgttttccttgtctgattttggaatcagaataattttggcctcataaaatgagctagGATACATCCtgtcttcttcaagtttttggaagagtttgaggataggtattaaatcttgtttcaatgtttggtagaattcaccagtagaaCTTCCCTGTCTTGGACTTTTGTTccttgggagattttttattactgtttcaatctctttatttgtgattgctctattcagattctctatttcttctttattcagttttaggaggctacatgtttctaagaatgtattcctttcttctagattaccctgttttgtgggcatatagcttttcatagtattctcttataatctgtatttctgtggtgtccatcggaatttctccacttttatttctgattttatttatttgagccttctgtctatTTTCCTTACTGAGTCTGGATAAGGGTTtattaattctgtttaacttttcaaagaaccagatcttagtttcattgatcctttctattgattttttagtctctatttcatttatttctgctctgatttttattatttccttccttctactgactttgggcttcatttgttcttttcctacttcttttaggtatagtttgaaattatttattttatatttttcatgtttcttgaaaTAAGCTTGTAGTtatgtaaacttccctcttagtattgctttcACAGCATCCCATAAGGTTTGGTACACTGTGTTTTACTGTCATTTCTCctgaggtattttttgatttcttcattgattcaacagttattcagtagcatgttgcttgtttccacatatttgtgacttctggccttttttgtagttgatttctaatttcatagcattgtggtcagaaaaggcttttgatacaatttaattcttcttaaagtcactgaggcttgctttgttttccaacatatggtctatctttgagaatattccatatgcacttga
This sequence is a window from Equus caballus isolate H_3958 breed thoroughbred chromosome 12, TB-T2T, whole genome shotgun sequence. Protein-coding genes within it:
- the LOC138916650 gene encoding olfactory receptor 5AN1-like, whose amino-acid sequence is MTQGGNITAITHFLLLGFSDFPGIRAVLFVVFLLVYIMTLIWNLCLIILIRMDFHLHTPMYFFLHNLSFIDICYVTSTVPKMLSNFFQEQQTITLVGCAVQYFIFSTMGPSESCLMTAMAYDRYAAICNPLLYSSIMSPTLCVQMVLGSYMAGFSGSISQLCAMLQLQFCGPNVINHFFCDMPQLLVLSCTDTFFVQLMTAVLIVIFGIINVSIIMISYGCIVISIMKITSAKGRSKAFSTCASHLTAVTLFYSSSIFVYLSSSSGGSSSFDRFASVFYTVVIPMLNPLIYSLRNKEIKDALKRLQKKGKYC